From Streptomyces durmitorensis, a single genomic window includes:
- a CDS encoding acetoin dehydrogenase dihydrolipoyllysine-residue acetyltransferase subunit — protein sequence MPFIERVTMPKWGLSMKTGKITEWIAREGDEVEEGDDLAEIDTDKIAGTLEAPRGGVLRRIVAQAGGDAPVGCVIAVIAGPGVTEDEIERVAAEAREQLARGVPAEDEGSPVSGIAEVGGTALSYATSGGGAEEVVLVHGYGGDKNSWLFVQEPLAARHTVYALDLPGHGESSKEVGDGSLASLALVVTGFLDALGIERAHLVGHSLGGAVVTAVAAAVPDRVRSLTLIAPAGYGPDVDAAYLRGFAEAGTRRELRPHLGKLFADEGLVTRQLVDDVLKYKRLDGVDTALRSLLPTLVAPGGGAALDVSSMLPRGVRTVAVWGGADQVIPASNAAALEGRAAVRVIEGVGHMAQLEAPGEVVAAVEAAVTG from the coding sequence CGGGAGGGCGACGAGGTCGAGGAGGGTGATGATCTGGCCGAGATCGACACCGACAAGATCGCGGGCACGCTCGAGGCGCCGCGGGGCGGCGTGCTTCGGCGGATCGTCGCGCAGGCGGGCGGCGATGCGCCCGTCGGCTGTGTCATCGCGGTCATCGCCGGGCCGGGGGTCACGGAGGACGAGATCGAGCGGGTGGCCGCCGAGGCACGGGAGCAGCTGGCGCGCGGGGTGCCGGCCGAGGACGAGGGCAGCCCGGTGAGCGGCATCGCGGAGGTGGGCGGCACGGCCCTGTCGTACGCGACGTCGGGCGGTGGCGCGGAGGAGGTCGTCCTGGTGCACGGGTACGGCGGCGACAAGAACTCCTGGCTCTTCGTGCAGGAGCCCCTCGCCGCGCGCCACACGGTGTACGCGCTCGACCTGCCGGGTCACGGAGAGTCCAGCAAGGAGGTGGGCGACGGCAGCCTGGCCTCGCTGGCGCTGGTCGTCACGGGCTTCCTCGACGCGCTCGGCATCGAGCGGGCGCATCTGGTGGGCCATTCGCTGGGGGGCGCGGTGGTCACCGCGGTGGCGGCGGCGGTCCCCGACCGGGTCCGCTCCCTGACGCTGATCGCGCCCGCCGGGTACGGCCCCGATGTGGACGCCGCCTATCTGCGGGGCTTCGCGGAGGCCGGGACGCGGCGTGAACTCCGGCCCCACCTGGGCAAGCTGTTCGCCGACGAGGGGCTCGTGACGCGGCAGCTGGTGGACGACGTCCTGAAGTACAAGCGCCTGGACGGAGTCGACACGGCGCTCCGCAGCCTCTTGCCGACGCTGGTGGCCCCGGGCGGCGGGGCGGCCCTCGACGTGAGTTCCATGCTGCCGCGGGGCGTGCGGACGGTCGCGGTGTGGGGCGGGGCGGATCAGGTGATCCCGGCGTCCAACGCGGCGGCCCTGGAGGGGAGGGCCGCCGTCCGGGTGATCGAAGGGGTGGGGCACATGGCCCAGCTGGAGGCACCGGGGGAGGTCGTGGCGGCGGTGGAGGCGGCGGTGACGGGGTGA
- a CDS encoding ATP-binding protein: MTADAWAENGSELCVSFALVPRPGSASQARRLAKAQLLGWDIDEDARDAAALVVSELVTNAIVHTASHRIVCELCTRPGTLRIAVRDDGYGSGVPRPAQEGPDADEEHGRGLLLVEAVSNAWGVRDEGPGVGLTVWAELRA, encoded by the coding sequence ATGACCGCCGACGCGTGGGCCGAGAACGGCTCCGAGCTCTGCGTCAGCTTCGCGCTGGTGCCACGGCCGGGTTCCGCATCGCAGGCCAGACGTCTTGCGAAGGCCCAGCTCCTGGGCTGGGACATCGACGAGGACGCCCGCGACGCCGCGGCCCTCGTGGTGTCCGAGCTGGTCACGAACGCGATCGTGCACACCGCGAGCCACCGGATCGTCTGCGAGCTGTGCACCAGACCCGGCACGCTGCGCATAGCTGTGCGTGACGACGGATACGGATCAGGTGTCCCGCGGCCCGCCCAGGAGGGGCCCGACGCGGACGAGGAGCACGGGAGGGGACTGCTTCTCGTCGAGGCGGTGAGCAACGCGTGGGGTGTGCGGGACGAGGGTCCCGGGGTTGGCCTCACCGTATGGGCGGAACTGCGGGCGTGA
- a CDS encoding helix-turn-helix domain-containing protein: MSEPRSAPTVGQVVLGRRLQDLRERAGLKREEAARILRVAPATVRRMEMAEVALKIPYLQLLLKSYGVADDEADAFVTLAEEANKPGWWQRFHDILPGWFSMYVSLEGAASLIRSYEPHFIPGLLQTEEYARGVMRSGAIGQTRPEDVERYVALRMERQSLLTREDAPRVWIVMDETALRRPVGGPEVMREQIDKLLEAVELPHVTLQVAPFAAGPHPGTYGPFVLFRFAMAELPDMVYSEYLTGAVYLDARTEVATHLEVMDRMAAQAATAQRTKELLRDLRKEL; encoded by the coding sequence GTGAGCGAACCGCGGTCCGCGCCGACCGTCGGCCAGGTCGTCCTAGGCCGTCGTTTGCAGGACCTGCGCGAGCGCGCCGGCCTCAAGCGAGAGGAGGCGGCGCGGATCCTTCGCGTCGCCCCCGCCACGGTCCGTCGTATGGAAATGGCCGAGGTCGCGCTGAAGATCCCGTATCTCCAGCTGCTCCTGAAGTCCTACGGCGTCGCCGATGACGAGGCCGACGCCTTCGTGACGCTCGCCGAGGAGGCGAACAAGCCGGGCTGGTGGCAGCGGTTCCACGACATCCTGCCGGGCTGGTTCAGCATGTACGTCAGCCTGGAGGGCGCGGCCAGCCTGATCAGGTCCTACGAACCGCACTTCATCCCGGGTCTCCTCCAGACCGAGGAGTACGCGCGTGGCGTGATGCGCTCCGGGGCGATCGGCCAGACCCGTCCCGAGGACGTCGAGCGGTATGTGGCGCTGCGGATGGAGCGCCAGTCGCTCCTCACCCGCGAGGACGCGCCGCGGGTCTGGATCGTGATGGACGAGACCGCTCTGCGCAGACCTGTGGGCGGTCCCGAAGTGATGCGCGAGCAGATCGACAAGCTCCTCGAAGCCGTCGAACTCCCTCATGTGACGCTGCAGGTCGCGCCGTTCGCGGCGGGTCCGCACCCGGGCACGTATGGACCCTTCGTGCTCTTCCGCTTCGCCATGGCGGAACTGCCGGACATGGTCTACAGCGAGTACCTGACCGGCGCGGTCTACCTGGACGCGCGCACCGAGGTGGCCACCCACCTAGAGGTCATGGACCGCATGGCGGCGCAAGCCGCGACGGCACAACGCACAAAGGAGCTCCTGAGGGACCTCCGCAAGGAGCTGTGA
- a CDS encoding DUF397 domain-containing protein, translating to MPARELGSEGWHKPWSGGNGGNCLEAMKLADGRVAVRQSADPDGPALIYTHGEINAFIQGAKAGEADFLLS from the coding sequence ATGCCCGCCCGCGAGCTCGGCAGCGAAGGCTGGCACAAGCCGTGGAGCGGCGGCAACGGCGGCAACTGCCTGGAGGCCATGAAGCTGGCCGACGGCCGGGTCGCGGTCCGTCAGTCGGCCGATCCGGACGGCCCGGCCCTGATCTACACGCACGGCGAGATCAACGCGTTCATCCAGGGGGCGAAGGCGGGGGAGGCCGACTTCCTGCTGTCGTGA
- a CDS encoding glutamate synthase subunit beta, with protein sequence MADPKGFLTTPRQEWPRRSIGERIKDWDEVYVPGALLPIVERQADRCMDCGIPFCHDACPLGNLIPEWNELVSRADWRTAADRLHATNNFPEFTGRLCPAPCEAGCVLAINQPAVTIKNVEVAIADRSWQDGLNPPRPPDRHSGKAVAVVGSGPAGLAAAQQLTRAGHTVVVYEREDRAGGLLRYGIPAFKMEKHHLERRLAQMRDEGTVFRTSVAVGRDVRAAELRTRHDAVVLAVGATAWRELDVPGRELSGIHQAMEYLPLANRVCEGDIDTSPLSAAGRHVVIVGGGDTGADCLGTAVREGAASVTQLDIYERPGDVRDELAEPWPTYPKVYRLSVAHEEAGELRTAPAADADARLFAASTLRFTGDAAGRVSGLHLTEVEADRSPRPGTRRVLPADLVLLALGFRGPERTPGGLVEQFGLAVDDRGALARDADFATGVPGVFVAGDAARGQSLIVWAIAEGRASAAAVDRWLTGATQLAAPIGPYDRPMTV encoded by the coding sequence ATGGCCGACCCCAAGGGCTTCCTCACCACCCCCCGCCAGGAATGGCCCCGCCGATCCATCGGCGAGCGGATCAAGGACTGGGACGAGGTGTACGTCCCCGGCGCCCTGCTGCCCATCGTCGAGCGGCAGGCCGACCGCTGCATGGACTGCGGCATCCCCTTCTGCCACGACGCCTGCCCGCTGGGCAATCTGATCCCCGAGTGGAACGAACTCGTCTCGCGCGCCGACTGGCGCACGGCGGCGGACCGGCTGCACGCCACGAACAACTTCCCCGAGTTCACCGGCCGCCTCTGCCCCGCGCCCTGCGAGGCGGGCTGCGTCCTCGCGATCAACCAGCCCGCCGTGACCATCAAGAACGTCGAGGTGGCCATCGCCGACCGCTCCTGGCAGGACGGCCTCAACCCGCCGCGCCCGCCGGACCGGCACTCCGGCAAGGCCGTCGCCGTCGTCGGCTCAGGACCGGCCGGACTCGCCGCCGCGCAGCAGCTGACGCGCGCCGGGCACACCGTCGTCGTGTACGAGCGCGAGGACCGCGCGGGCGGGCTCCTGCGGTACGGGATCCCCGCGTTCAAGATGGAGAAGCACCACCTGGAGCGGCGGCTCGCGCAGATGCGGGACGAGGGCACGGTCTTCCGTACGTCCGTCGCGGTCGGGAGAGATGTACGGGCCGCCGAGCTGCGCACCCGGCACGACGCGGTGGTGCTGGCCGTGGGAGCCACCGCGTGGCGCGAACTGGACGTGCCGGGAAGGGAGTTGAGCGGTATTCACCAGGCCATGGAGTACCTACCGCTCGCCAACCGCGTGTGCGAGGGGGACATCGACACCTCCCCGCTGTCCGCCGCGGGCCGGCACGTCGTGATCGTCGGCGGCGGGGACACCGGAGCGGACTGCCTGGGCACGGCGGTGCGCGAAGGGGCCGCCTCCGTCACGCAGTTGGACATCTACGAACGGCCGGGTGACGTCCGCGACGAACTGGCCGAGCCCTGGCCGACGTACCCGAAGGTCTACCGTCTCTCCGTCGCCCACGAGGAGGCGGGCGAGCTGCGCACCGCCCCCGCGGCGGACGCCGACGCGCGCTTGTTCGCCGCCTCCACCCTCCGCTTCACCGGCGACGCGGCGGGCCGGGTGAGCGGCCTGCACCTGACCGAGGTCGAGGCGGACCGCAGCCCGCGGCCGGGCACGCGGCGCGTGCTCCCGGCCGACCTCGTCCTTCTCGCGCTCGGCTTCCGCGGTCCGGAGCGGACGCCGGGCGGCCTGGTCGAGCAGTTCGGCCTGGCCGTCGACGACCGCGGCGCTCTCGCCCGCGACGCGGACTTCGCGACCGGCGTGCCGGGCGTCTTCGTGGCGGGCGACGCGGCCCGCGGCCAGTCGCTGATCGTGTGGGCCATCGCCGAGGGCCGCGCGAGCGCCGCCGCGGTGGACCGGTGGCTGACGGGCGCGACCCAGCTCGCGGCGCCGATCGGCCCGTACGACCGGCCGATGACCGTGTGA
- a CDS encoding DUF1772 domain-containing protein: MIEGPYFVLVVLAALACGLVAGAFVAFSTFVMQGLAALPPAQGIAAMQSINVKALTAGFMTVFMGAAGLSAVVAVVTFVLWPDEGTVELLLGSALYLFGSFGVTIAANVPRNDALAKLDPQAPESAERWRTYVSEWTMWNHIRVGASLAASASFILALT; this comes from the coding sequence ATGATCGAGGGACCATACTTCGTGCTCGTCGTGCTTGCCGCACTCGCCTGCGGCCTGGTCGCCGGAGCGTTCGTCGCGTTCTCGACGTTCGTGATGCAGGGCCTTGCCGCGCTGCCCCCGGCGCAGGGCATCGCGGCGATGCAGTCGATCAACGTCAAGGCGCTCACCGCCGGGTTCATGACCGTTTTCATGGGCGCCGCCGGCCTCAGCGCCGTCGTCGCCGTCGTCACCTTCGTGCTCTGGCCCGACGAGGGCACCGTCGAGCTGCTGCTCGGCAGCGCGCTGTATCTGTTCGGCTCGTTCGGAGTGACCATCGCGGCGAACGTCCCCCGCAACGACGCCCTCGCCAAGCTCGACCCGCAGGCGCCGGAGAGCGCGGAACGCTGGCGTACGTACGTCAGCGAATGGACCATGTGGAACCACATCCGGGTCGGAGCCTCACTCGCCGCCTCCGCATCATTCATCCTCGCCCTGACCTGA